A window of Ananas comosus cultivar F153 linkage group 4, ASM154086v1, whole genome shotgun sequence contains these coding sequences:
- the LOC109709313 gene encoding uncharacterized protein LOC109709313 yields the protein MAKRKLKVCSVEDDQGQPREEPSTQHPTQPQVSLSSHQPNATSHIAVDDVDQIVDTEVEICVEDSSGSRKTRGVTRMSDVWNLPPEMRIFVKFNSFYQPVDTEGSVLHRFMGTIVRKPNLLPIDCFNWRKMDAKYKEYCWKILESKFSFPKDPRDSRTSEMIQRITMKKLGDLWRNFKCELKSKYFDESLQKNAILMKAPASVNRAQFNNLVDFWFSNEGKERSRKNRHNRDQQMDFYAAGSKSIAQYAYNMEKNGVVPTRGKLYVVHHKKKNGEPVTELAKNRIEKLEPLNQKEVDVSQTGSSRGSLMWAATDAYAEVIGKERHGRVRGVGFGPTPSMLGASSINTSQRLRMVPEEEILRDKEEIRDLKDRLKFIEEKVAFLLSQQSNICSSQVEKIAEDIILERSSASENSRDGKGTSVLEQQGVQATEAAQPRKRRRYRLGKVHGFSLGVSTDDCRRTLN from the exons ATGGCAAAGAGAAAGCTCAAAGTATGCTCTGTTGAGGATGATCAAGGGCAGCCTAGAGAGGAACCATCCACACAACATCCTACACAGCCTCAAGTATCCTTATCATCTCATCAACCAAATGCAACTTCACATATAGCAGTTGATGATGTAGACCAAATTGTTGATACTGAAGTTGAGATTTGTGTGGAAG atAGTTCAGGTTCACGTAAAACACGAGGTGTTACTCGTATGTCCGACGTATGGAATTTGCCACCTGAAATGCGCATTTTTGTAAAGTTTAACAGCTTCTATCAGCCTGTTGATACAGAAGGAAGTGTTCTTCATCGGTTTATGGGCACTATAGTCAGAAAGCCAAACTTGCTACCAATTGATTGCTTCAATTGGCGTAAAATGGATGCCAAATATAAGGAGTACTGTTGGAAGATTCTTGAG TCAAAATTTTCATTCCCTAAAGACCCAAGAGATTCGAGGACGAGCGAAATGATTCAACGCATCACAATGAAAAAACTAGGAGATCTTTGGAGAAACTTTAAGTGTGAGCTGAAATCAAAGTATTTTGATGAATCATTACAGAAAAATGCCATTTTGATGAAGGCACCGGCCTCGGTTAATCGTGCGCAATTTAATAACCTTGTTGATTTTTGGTTCTCCAACGAAGGGAAG GAACGAAGTAGAAAGAATCGACATAACAGGGATCAGCAAATGGACTTTTATGCAGCTGGTTCAAAATCGATAGCGCAATATGCATATAATATG GAGAAAAATGGAGTAGTTCCAACAAGAGGAAAGCTATATGTGGTGcatcacaaaaagaaaaatggagaACCTGTTACAGAATTAGCAAAAAACAGAATT GAAAAGCTGGAGCCACTCAACCAAAAAGAAGTAGATGTCTCACAAACTGGTAGCTCAAGAGGAAGCTTAATGTGGGCAGCTACTGATGCTTATGCCGAAGTGATAGGCAAAGAACGGCATGGCCGTGTTCGTGGTGTAGGATTCGGCCCAACTCCTTCTATGTTAGGTGCCTCATCAATCAACACATCTCAGCGGCTAAGGATGGTTCCGGAAGAAGAAATTTTAAGGGATAAAGAGGAAATACGTGATCTTAAAGACAGATTAAAATTCATAGAGGAGAAAGTGGCATTCCTTTTGTCCCAACAATCAAATATTTGTTCTTCACAA GTTGAAAAGATTGCTGAAGATATAATTTTAGAGAGATCAAGTGCATCAG AAAATAGTAGAGATGGCAAAGGTACAAGTGTATTGGAGCAGCAAGGAGTTCAAGCTACTGAGGCTGCCCAACCTCGCAAGCGACGTCGCTATC GTTTGGGGAAAGTACATGGATTTAGCTTGGGTGTTAGTACTGATGACTGTAGGAGGACTTTAAATTGA